From Gemmatimonadota bacterium, a single genomic window includes:
- a CDS encoding ATP--guanido phosphotransferase, protein MIDLNLLPDGGLGWLDASGPASHMVLSTRIRLARNLAGTRFSTRMDRQDRQAVLQSVLAAAGRTASLGRAVTFRIDQLDPTDRQMLVERHLISRELAGNDDQTKGLAGRALLLQDSSAVMVNEEDHLRLQGLASGADFGPIFERIESVDTELGQQLAFAFHPDLGYLTSCPTNVGTGLRASVLIHLPGLVLTKEINKTLHGLTKMGLTYRGLYGEGSEVVGNFFQLSNQTTLGKTEAELLDQLRAIVQHVMTVEERARQVLLRDATAVLEDKCWRAFGLLRYARSLGFEETMNLLSGVRLGVSLKLIPSVGMYALNKLLVFAQPAHLGALAGRELDPEAMSIRRAEFVRRTLEDEVRRGQVT, encoded by the coding sequence ATGATTGACCTCAACCTGTTGCCGGACGGCGGGCTCGGCTGGCTCGACGCCAGCGGGCCGGCCAGCCACATGGTGCTATCGACCCGGATCAGATTGGCCCGAAATCTGGCCGGAACCCGGTTCAGTACCCGGATGGACCGACAGGACCGACAGGCCGTTCTCCAGTCGGTCCTGGCGGCGGCGGGGCGGACCGCCTCCCTGGGCCGGGCGGTCACCTTCCGGATCGACCAACTCGATCCCACCGATCGCCAGATGTTGGTCGAGCGGCACCTGATCAGCCGGGAACTGGCCGGCAACGACGACCAAACCAAGGGGCTGGCTGGCCGGGCATTGCTCCTGCAGGACAGTTCGGCGGTGATGGTCAACGAGGAGGACCACCTTCGGCTCCAGGGGTTGGCTTCGGGGGCCGATTTTGGGCCGATTTTTGAACGGATCGAAAGCGTGGACACCGAACTGGGGCAACAACTTGCCTTCGCGTTTCACCCAGATCTCGGTTACCTTACTTCGTGTCCGACGAACGTCGGAACTGGGCTTCGGGCATCGGTTTTGATCCACCTTCCCGGGCTGGTTTTGACGAAGGAAATCAACAAGACGCTGCACGGTTTGACGAAGATGGGCCTGACCTATCGGGGTTTGTACGGGGAAGGCAGCGAGGTGGTCGGCAACTTTTTCCAATTGTCGAATCAGACCACGCTTGGCAAGACGGAAGCTGAGTTGCTGGATCAGTTGCGGGCGATCGTTCAGCATGTGATGACGGTGGAGGAGCGGGCTCGGCAAGTGCTGCTCCGGGATGCGACGGCCGTACTGGAAGACAAGTGTTGGCGGGCATTTGGACTGCTGCGGTATGCCCGATCACTAGGCTTCGAGGAAACGATGAATCTCTTGTCCGGCGTGCGTCTGGGTGTGAGCCTCAAGCTGATTCCAAGCGTCGGAATGTATGCGCTCAATAAATTGTTGGTGTTCGCACAGCCCGCTCACTTAGGGGCGTTGGCAGGGCGGGAACTCGATCCCGAAGCGATGTCGATCCGGCGGGCGGAATTCGTCCGTCGGACGCTGGAAGATGAAGTCCGACGCGGACAGGTCACATGA